The Bacteroidota bacterium genome includes a region encoding these proteins:
- a CDS encoding tetratricopeptide repeat protein: MKPKKQIKAQQKQSKQSTLTVFKPNIWLAVISAVVAFCLYVNTVKHDYVLDDVGAITGNEYVMEGISGIPKILSVGMWHFDNVNLGYYRPLSMITFAIENQFFPKNPHVSHLGNVILYAMTGFFLCLLLMNLFRNFHPIFSFIITLLFIAHPIHTEVVANIKSRDEILAFLNLIIGIFLLLFAYRYQKTNFKLIFLSCIFFYFALLSKESAMTGLLIAPLILFFSYNLTIKQALVKTIPFALMILLFQIHKYEVLGTVTGQIPKDIVNYPYTEAGTKLSSTFLIFMHCIQLVVFPHPLSYDYSYNQIPSAGFGSPLVLFGFLIAVVLAYFSFKGLFKKSVLSLGVLLFCVMLAPALAFVFLRGGIMAERFMYAPSLGFCITIVFLLLKFSKTNLHSAEIKIISLAKEVKFILPVGLLFILYSFKTITRNPIWHDNMTLFSTDVNSSPNSCQVRRHYGSELINLGIAEKDPQKKTEWFNKGTEQLREGLRINPHFGDAFFKLGVAYQTVKVNNDSAIYYYTRAIQEAPGYAISYNNLGILYEGLGKQELASYYYNKAVEVNPYFPDGKRNSESHKKKTGLDVRMFPSSNNLDSLLIATPEEKRDYNFYYKLGTDYASKGDYVNAARSLEKTVALNPALVDALVNLANCYGMLKNYQKNIEVLNKVVALYPNNTQALGNLAVTYELIGNKDKSEEYRDKVRELTGQ; encoded by the coding sequence ATGAAGCCAAAGAAGCAAATAAAAGCACAGCAAAAACAAAGCAAGCAATCTACTTTGACTGTGTTTAAACCAAATATCTGGTTAGCAGTTATTTCTGCTGTAGTTGCATTTTGCCTGTACGTGAACACTGTGAAACATGATTATGTATTGGACGATGTAGGAGCTATCACCGGCAATGAGTATGTAATGGAAGGCATCAGCGGCATTCCGAAAATTCTTAGTGTGGGTATGTGGCATTTTGACAATGTGAATCTTGGTTACTATCGTCCGCTTTCAATGATAACTTTTGCTATCGAGAATCAGTTTTTTCCAAAGAATCCTCACGTTAGCCATCTGGGGAATGTGATTCTATACGCAATGACAGGATTTTTTCTTTGCCTTCTCTTAATGAATCTCTTTCGGAACTTTCACCCAATATTTTCTTTTATCATCACGCTGCTTTTCATCGCTCATCCAATTCACACCGAAGTGGTGGCGAATATCAAAAGCCGTGATGAGATTCTTGCTTTTCTGAATCTTATCATCGGAATTTTTCTTTTGCTTTTTGCATACAGGTATCAAAAAACAAATTTCAAACTTATTTTTCTTTCCTGTATTTTTTTCTATTTCGCACTTCTCTCTAAAGAGTCGGCAATGACTGGCTTGCTAATCGCTCCTCTGATTTTATTTTTCTCCTATAATCTCACTATCAAACAAGCGTTGGTAAAAACAATTCCATTTGCGCTGATGATTTTACTTTTCCAAATACACAAATACGAAGTACTTGGAACAGTAACCGGACAAATCCCAAAAGACATTGTGAATTATCCTTACACTGAAGCAGGAACAAAACTTTCTTCCACGTTTTTGATTTTCATGCACTGCATTCAGCTAGTTGTTTTCCCTCATCCGCTTTCGTATGATTATTCGTACAACCAGATTCCATCGGCTGGATTTGGTTCGCCATTGGTTCTGTTTGGATTTCTCATTGCTGTTGTGCTCGCCTACTTCAGTTTCAAAGGACTATTTAAAAAATCTGTTCTTTCTTTAGGAGTTTTACTTTTCTGTGTGATGCTTGCTCCCGCTCTCGCGTTTGTTTTTCTCAGAGGAGGAATCATGGCAGAGAGATTCATGTATGCGCCTTCGCTTGGATTTTGTATTACAATAGTTTTTCTTCTTCTGAAATTTTCAAAAACGAATCTTCATTCTGCAGAAATAAAAATTATTTCTCTTGCGAAAGAAGTGAAATTCATTCTGCCCGTTGGCTTACTTTTTATTCTGTATTCATTTAAAACTATTACCCGAAACCCTATCTGGCACGATAACATGACTTTGTTTTCTACGGATGTAAATTCCTCTCCCAATTCCTGTCAGGTGAGAAGGCATTACGGGAGCGAACTCATCAACCTTGGAATTGCAGAAAAAGACCCACAGAAAAAAACTGAGTGGTTTAACAAAGGCACTGAACAATTACGAGAAGGGTTGCGTATCAATCCACACTTTGGAGATGCATTTTTCAAACTAGGCGTTGCGTATCAAACGGTGAAGGTGAATAATGATTCTGCGATTTATTATTACACACGTGCCATACAGGAAGCGCCTGGTTACGCTATTTCCTACAACAATCTCGGAATTTTATATGAGGGATTAGGCAAGCAGGAACTTGCTTCTTACTATTATAATAAAGCGGTGGAAGTAAATCCGTATTTCCCCGATGGAAAAAGAAACAGTGAGTCACATAAAAAGAAAACTGGACTGGATGTGCGGATGTTTCCTTCTTCCAACAATCTCGATTCACTTTTAATTGCAACCCCTGAAGAAAAAAGAGATTATAATTTCTATTATAAACTTGGAACTGACTATGCTTCGAAGGGAGATTATGTGAATGCGGCACGTTCGCTTGAAAAAACTGTCGCATTAAATCCGGCATTGGTGGATGCTCTTGTTAATCTTGCTAACTGTTACGGCATGTTAAAAAATTATCAGAAAAATATTGAAGTGTTGAATAAAGTGGTCGCACTTTATCCGAACAATACGCAGGCGCTCGGTAATCTTGCAGTAACGTATGAACTTATCGGCAATAAAGATAAATCTGAAGAGTATCGCGATAAAGTGAGAGAACTGACAGGACAATAA
- a CDS encoding tetratricopeptide repeat protein: protein MKKKKQIKNLSAKVIKVAPHVFKPNLWLAIISALAGIALYLNTVSHNFILDDGAVTASNEYVMQGISGIPKILQTEMWHFQNINLGYYRPLSMVTFAIETQFFGTDPHTYHIGNIFLYGLTGFFLCFLLMTLFKNFHPAFSFIITLLFIAHPIHTEVTANIKSRDEILSFLNLILTYFFLLKAYENKIRSTKHLILSCLFFYLALLSKETAMTGILIAPLILFFSKSSSIRQLLLRTIPFLSILILFLLQKHGVLGTLSTDVPKDIVNYPYAEANAEAPSAFLIFLRCIKLVLLPHPLSYDYSFNQIPAVKFSSVLVWLGILIGISLAWLGFSNMKNKSPFSFGILFFLITLAPALGFVLLRGGILAERFLYAPVLGFCIVLVFLLMKITKINFQIPEFSMRQLKIKPLFFLLFILIFGLYSFKTIDRNSYWKNNITLAGEDVKTSPNSCQVRKHYGNELINLGMEEKDVAKKKEYFDKGTEQLREAIKINPHHGEALFKMGVAYQAVEINYDSAIYYYNRAIQEAPKFEMSYCNLGLVYESIGKQELASYFFNKSIEINSSFSDGIKNHEEHKKKTGLDVHIFPSQLDFEAIEKSSEKKDALFYYKLGTNCASQGDFTGGIKCFEKAIELEPKQEVIYINLSNCYGMLGKYAENISTLNKLLAINPNSTQAYKNLAVTYELMGDKAKAKEYSEKAKNFSGK, encoded by the coding sequence ATGAAGAAGAAAAAGCAAATAAAAAATCTATCTGCAAAAGTCATTAAAGTTGCTCCGCATGTATTTAAACCGAATCTTTGGCTGGCAATTATTTCTGCTTTAGCTGGCATCGCTCTTTATCTGAATACTGTTTCGCATAATTTCATTCTTGATGACGGGGCAGTTACGGCAAGCAATGAATATGTAATGCAGGGAATAAGCGGGATTCCAAAAATTCTTCAAACAGAAATGTGGCATTTTCAAAATATCAATCTGGGTTATTACCGCCCGCTTTCAATGGTAACGTTCGCGATAGAAACCCAGTTCTTTGGAACTGATCCGCACACATATCATATTGGAAATATTTTTCTGTATGGACTCACAGGATTTTTTCTTTGTTTTTTACTTATGACTCTTTTCAAGAATTTTCATCCTGCATTTTCATTTATTATAACGCTTCTTTTCATTGCTCATCCGATTCATACGGAAGTAACTGCCAATATTAAAAGCCGCGATGAAATTCTTTCTTTTCTGAATTTAATCTTAACTTATTTTTTTCTTTTGAAAGCGTATGAAAATAAAATAAGAAGCACAAAGCATTTGATTCTTTCCTGCTTGTTTTTTTATCTGGCACTGCTCTCAAAAGAAACAGCCATGACAGGAATTCTAATCGCACCGTTGATTTTATTTTTCAGTAAAAGTTCTTCTATCAGGCAACTTTTGCTTCGAACAATTCCTTTTTTGAGTATCCTTATTCTTTTTCTATTGCAGAAGCATGGTGTACTCGGAACTCTTTCAACGGATGTGCCAAAGGATATTGTGAACTATCCTTATGCGGAAGCAAATGCAGAAGCGCCTTCTGCCTTTCTGATTTTCCTGCGATGCATTAAGCTTGTTCTTCTTCCTCATCCACTCTCGTATGATTATTCGTTCAACCAGATTCCCGCGGTGAAATTTTCTTCTGTTCTGGTTTGGCTGGGAATCCTTATAGGCATCTCTCTTGCATGGCTGGGATTTTCCAATATGAAAAATAAATCTCCATTTTCGTTCGGAATATTATTTTTTCTCATCACGCTCGCGCCCGCACTGGGTTTTGTATTACTGCGAGGTGGAATTTTAGCCGAACGGTTTTTGTATGCTCCTGTTCTCGGTTTCTGTATTGTTCTTGTGTTTCTTCTAATGAAAATCACAAAAATAAATTTTCAAATACCGGAATTTAGCATGCGGCAATTAAAAATAAAACCTTTATTCTTTTTACTTTTCATATTAATTTTTGGTTTGTACTCATTCAAAACAATAGACAGAAATTCGTACTGGAAAAATAATATTACGTTGGCAGGAGAGGATGTAAAGACTTCTCCCAACAGTTGTCAGGTACGGAAACATTACGGCAACGAACTCATCAATTTAGGAATGGAAGAAAAAGATGTAGCTAAGAAAAAAGAATATTTTGACAAAGGAACAGAACAACTTCGAGAAGCGATTAAAATAAATCCTCATCATGGCGAAGCGCTTTTCAAAATGGGAGTTGCGTATCAGGCAGTGGAAATAAATTATGATTCCGCAATTTATTATTACAATCGTGCGATACAGGAAGCTCCGAAATTTGAAATGAGCTATTGTAATCTCGGACTTGTTTACGAATCCATAGGCAAGCAAGAGCTGGCATCTTATTTTTTTAACAAGTCTATTGAAATTAATTCTTCATTTTCTGATGGAATAAAAAATCATGAAGAGCACAAGAAAAAAACCGGTTTGGATGTTCACATCTTCCCTTCCCAGCTTGATTTTGAAGCCATCGAAAAAAGTTCAGAAAAAAAAGATGCTCTGTTTTATTACAAGCTCGGAACGAACTGTGCTTCGCAAGGAGATTTTACAGGAGGAATCAAGTGTTTTGAAAAAGCGATTGAACTGGAGCCGAAACAGGAAGTAATCTATATTAACTTGTCCAACTGCTATGGAATGCTTGGTAAATACGCTGAAAATATTTCTACTTTAAATAAACTTCTCGCGATAAATCCTAACAGTACTCAGGCGTATAAAAATCTTGCAGTGACCTACGAACTGATGGGAGATAAAGCAAAAGCGAAAGAATACAGTGAGAAAGCAAAAAACTTCTCTGGAAAATAA
- a CDS encoding alkaline phosphatase family protein: MKKTLLAYCLLLTAYCFSQPKLVVGIVVDQMRYDYIDRYWNKFSNDGFKRLVNEGYNCKNTNYNYVPTFTGPGHASIYTGATPSANGIVSNQWTNRENRKEIYCAEDNSVATIGSTSVAGQMSPKNLLSSTIGEELRKESKNKSKVIGIALKDRGAILPAGHNATAAYWYDGTNGNWITSTYYMKEMPQWVNDFNKKELAKKYLSQAWTTILPVEQYTESDSDDNLCEQPFKGKEKPAFPYDLPTLMKQNGELGLIRSTPFGNSLTKEFAMETIRNENMGKETVSDFFSVSFSSTDYIGHQFGPQSVEAEDCYIRLDKDISEFLKFLDEWLGKDNVLVFLTADHGGGECVPCLQKKNIQAGVVDEKTVADSLKKFFAKTYNDSLLISVSDFDVYLDREKINKKNLSVPNVSYKAAKYLLTMNGISEALTATTIDGDNFHDSIHNKVKAGFYPDRCGDIIFVLKEHWLEGFHKGTSHGSPYLYDTHVPLLWWGYNVKHGSSNETLTITQIAPTVSKLLNIPKPNGCTSKPISSLVK; the protein is encoded by the coding sequence ATGAAAAAAACTCTTCTTGCCTACTGTCTGTTGCTTACTGCGTACTGCTTTTCCCAACCGAAACTCGTTGTAGGGATTGTGGTTGACCAGATGCGCTACGATTACATTGACAGGTACTGGAATAAATTCAGTAATGATGGTTTCAAGAGATTGGTGAACGAAGGATATAATTGCAAGAACACAAATTATAATTATGTTCCCACGTTCACTGGACCCGGACATGCTTCTATTTATACAGGTGCAACTCCATCTGCAAATGGAATCGTTTCAAATCAGTGGACTAACAGGGAAAACAGAAAAGAAATTTATTGTGCAGAAGATAATTCAGTGGCCACGATTGGAAGCACTTCGGTTGCCGGACAAATGTCTCCTAAGAATTTGCTTTCATCCACCATCGGAGAGGAACTAAGAAAAGAATCAAAGAACAAATCCAAAGTCATCGGCATTGCGCTGAAAGACAGAGGAGCCATTCTCCCCGCTGGTCATAACGCAACGGCTGCTTATTGGTATGACGGTACGAATGGAAACTGGATTACCAGCACTTATTATATGAAGGAAATGCCTCAATGGGTGAACGACTTTAATAAAAAAGAGTTGGCAAAAAAATATTTATCACAAGCGTGGACAACCATTCTTCCTGTTGAACAATACACTGAAAGCGATTCAGATGATAATTTGTGCGAGCAGCCATTCAAAGGAAAAGAAAAGCCGGCATTTCCTTACGACCTACCTACGCTGATGAAACAAAATGGTGAATTGGGATTAATTCGTTCCACTCCTTTCGGCAATTCATTAACAAAAGAGTTCGCGATGGAGACAATCAGGAATGAAAACATGGGAAAGGAAACTGTTTCTGATTTTTTCAGTGTGAGTTTTTCTTCAACCGATTATATCGGGCATCAGTTTGGTCCCCAGAGCGTGGAAGCGGAAGATTGCTACATCCGTTTAGATAAAGATATTTCAGAATTTTTGAAATTTCTGGATGAATGGCTTGGAAAAGATAATGTACTCGTGTTTCTCACTGCCGACCATGGCGGTGGCGAATGTGTTCCTTGTTTGCAGAAAAAAAATATCCAAGCGGGAGTGGTTGATGAGAAAACCGTTGCAGATTCATTAAAAAAGTTTTTCGCAAAAACGTATAACGATTCTCTATTGATTTCTGTTTCCGATTTTGACGTGTACCTTGATAGAGAAAAAATCAATAAGAAAAATCTCAGCGTTCCGAATGTATCCTACAAAGCGGCTAAATATCTTTTAACGATGAATGGCATTTCCGAAGCGCTTACTGCTACTACCATTGACGGAGATAATTTCCATGATTCAATTCATAATAAAGTGAAAGCAGGATTTTATCCTGACCGCTGCGGTGATATTATTTTTGTTCTGAAAGAACATTGGCTCGAAGGTTTTCACAAAGGCACTTCGCATGGTTCGCCTTACTTGTACGATACGCATGTGCCATTGCTCTGGTGGGGATATAATGTAAAGCATGGGAGCTCAAATGAAACGCTCACAATTACGCAAATAGCACCGACAGTTTCCAAATTGCTAAATATTCCAAAGCCGAATGGATGCACGAGCAAACCGATTTCTTCTCTCGTGAAATGA
- a CDS encoding MFS transporter, which yields MSAQKIFTRTIWTLSLVSLFNDISSEMLYPVMPIYLKSIGFTALWIGILEGVAEVVVGLSKGYFGKLSDEKGKRLPFIQLGYFISAIAKSMLALYANVVWVLFSRSGDKLGKGIRSSARDAMLSDECSRENKGKVFGFHRAMDTVGAAIGPLLALAYLHYYPGDYKPLFFIAFAPSMLSVLFTLFIREKKKETSASVSMKAKGNFFSYFSYWKKSSGEYRSLVIGLLLFAVFNSSDVFLLLMAKNAGISDQNIILVYVFYNLVYALLSLPLGHLADKIGMKKTFVSGLFCFCIAYTGMAFVQNTAMLLAIFFVYGIYIASTEGVSKAWIAKIAPPSETATAIGFHASAQSIALMIASSMAGLIWVLTNPQVTFLVSASGVFVALIYFAVKTK from the coding sequence ATGAGTGCACAAAAAATCTTCACCCGCACCATATGGACGCTCTCGCTCGTGAGCCTGTTCAACGATATTTCTTCCGAAATGCTTTATCCCGTGATGCCGATTTATCTGAAGTCCATCGGTTTCACAGCGCTGTGGATTGGAATTCTTGAAGGAGTTGCTGAAGTAGTGGTTGGTTTGTCAAAGGGATATTTCGGAAAACTTTCTGACGAAAAAGGGAAACGTTTGCCATTCATTCAACTTGGATATTTTATTTCCGCCATAGCCAAATCAATGCTGGCGTTATATGCTAATGTGGTTTGGGTTTTATTTTCCCGTTCAGGCGACAAACTCGGAAAAGGAATACGCAGCAGTGCGCGTGATGCCATGCTTTCAGATGAATGTTCGCGTGAGAACAAGGGAAAAGTTTTTGGTTTTCACCGCGCGATGGATACAGTGGGTGCCGCCATTGGTCCGCTGCTTGCGCTTGCTTATCTGCATTATTATCCCGGTGATTACAAACCGCTTTTCTTCATTGCGTTTGCCCCTTCGATGCTGAGTGTTCTATTCACTTTGTTTATTCGAGAGAAGAAAAAAGAAACTTCTGCTTCGGTCAGTATGAAAGCAAAAGGAAATTTCTTCTCCTACTTCTCCTATTGGAAAAAATCTTCTGGCGAATATCGCTCGCTTGTTATTGGTCTTCTTTTGTTCGCGGTGTTCAACAGTTCGGATGTGTTTCTTCTGCTGATGGCAAAGAACGCAGGCATCTCAGACCAGAATATTATTCTGGTGTATGTTTTCTATAACCTTGTGTATGCCTTGCTCTCGCTTCCGCTGGGGCATCTTGCCGATAAAATAGGAATGAAAAAAACTTTTGTGTCAGGACTCTTTTGTTTTTGTATTGCTTATACGGGAATGGCGTTTGTGCAAAACACCGCAATGCTTCTTGCTATCTTTTTTGTGTATGGCATTTATATTGCTTCCACCGAAGGAGTTTCAAAAGCATGGATCGCTAAAATTGCTCCGCCCAGTGAAACCGCCACCGCCATTGGCTTTCATGCCAGCGCGCAGAGCATTGCGCTGATGATTGCCAGCAGTATGGCAGGATTGATTTGGGTACTCACTAATCCACAGGTAACTTTTTTAGTTTCGGCAAGCGGTGTGTTTGTTGCTTTGATTTACTTTGCAGTTAAAACCAAATAA
- the pbpC gene encoding penicillin-binding protein 1C: MKNKFLNLGKKKKVFLLLFFILFVWYCFCLPLKFFKDPTSTVLEDKTGILLGAKIADDGQWRFPYDEKVPEKFAKAITEFEDKYFFSHPGFNPVSMFRALYLNIKSGKVKSGGSTLTMQVIRLSRKGQGRTVLEKIIEIIFATRTEIFYSKKEILALYSSNAPFGGNVVGLDAASWRYFGRKPAELSWSEAATLAVLPNAPSLIYPGKNHKRLLEKRNRLLISLWKSGEMDSLSCVLAQSEPLPEKPFPLPQLSSHLLDRASKEGMNGQTVLSTLDANLQERIKNIVEKHSLKLQGNQIFNAAAIVADVEIGNVVAYVGNTTPSSVGDGWNEGKDLHGNSVDIITSPRSTGSIMKPFLFSAMLSDGEILPNTLVPDIPMQIGDFSPQNFYLTYDGAVPARRALSRSLNVPCVKMLQQYGVDRFHYFLKKLGITTLNNSADHYGLTLILGGAEATLWDLCGIYASMARTLNHANSGENFSQELYPLNYFSSPSTINHQPSTISLDPASIYLTFEAMAEVNRPDIDASWQMFSSSSKIAWKTGTSFGYRDGWAIGVTPKYVVGVWVGNANGEGRPNLTGIGTAAPILFEIFGALPSPSEGWGWFKMPQDEMREIEVCKESGYRALPICEHKEKQWVQAAGLKTAPCPYHRLIHLDATGRWRVNSDCENVSSIIHKSWFVLPPAMEWYYKSKNPTYSELPSFRKDCNTTSVASMELLYPKQESKIFVPVELDESTGKTVFRVAHRKPETTIYWHLDDNYIGSTKGIHQMGLSPEAGQHTLTLVDEFGETISQKFEIIGKK; encoded by the coding sequence CTGAAAAATAAATTTCTTAACCTCGGCAAAAAGAAAAAAGTTTTCCTGTTGCTTTTTTTTATTTTGTTCGTTTGGTATTGTTTTTGCCTTCCTTTAAAATTTTTCAAAGACCCGACCTCCACCGTTCTGGAAGATAAAACCGGAATTCTGCTCGGAGCCAAGATTGCCGATGACGGACAGTGGCGTTTTCCCTATGACGAAAAAGTTCCGGAGAAGTTTGCGAAAGCAATTACGGAGTTTGAAGACAAATATTTTTTCAGCCATCCAGGATTTAATCCTGTCTCCATGTTTCGTGCGTTGTATCTGAATATTAAATCCGGAAAAGTAAAAAGCGGAGGCAGTACGCTCACCATGCAGGTGATTCGCCTTTCAAGGAAAGGGCAGGGGAGAACAGTTCTTGAAAAAATAATAGAAATAATTTTTGCCACACGTACAGAAATTTTCTATTCCAAAAAAGAAATTCTTGCTTTGTATTCTTCTAACGCACCGTTCGGAGGAAATGTAGTTGGATTAGATGCCGCTTCGTGGAGATATTTCGGAAGAAAGCCCGCAGAACTTTCCTGGTCTGAAGCTGCCACGTTGGCAGTTCTTCCCAACGCTCCCTCGCTAATCTATCCCGGAAAAAATCATAAGCGGCTGCTGGAAAAAAGAAACCGTCTTTTAATTTCCCTATGGAAATCAGGAGAAATGGATTCGCTTAGCTGCGTGCTTGCTCAATCCGAACCGCTTCCCGAAAAACCTTTTCCGCTTCCGCAGTTGTCGTCTCATTTGCTCGACCGCGCTTCCAAAGAAGGAATGAACGGACAAACTGTTTTATCCACGCTGGATGCAAATCTCCAGGAACGGATAAAAAACATTGTAGAGAAACATTCTCTGAAACTTCAGGGAAATCAAATCTTCAATGCAGCAGCAATTGTTGCCGATGTGGAGATAGGAAATGTGGTGGCGTATGTTGGAAATACAACGCCCTCTTCTGTGGGAGATGGTTGGAATGAGGGCAAAGACCTTCACGGCAACTCTGTTGACATCATCACTTCACCTCGTTCAACCGGCAGCATCATGAAGCCATTTTTATTTTCAGCCATGCTCAGTGATGGAGAAATCCTTCCGAATACTCTTGTGCCTGATATTCCCATGCAGATAGGAGACTTCTCTCCGCAGAATTTTTATCTCACTTATGATGGCGCGGTTCCCGCCAGGCGTGCGCTTTCACGTTCGCTTAATGTTCCCTGCGTGAAAATGCTTCAGCAATATGGAGTGGACAGGTTTCATTACTTCCTCAAAAAACTCGGCATCACCACGCTGAATAATTCTGCCGACCATTACGGACTCACACTCATTCTCGGAGGAGCCGAAGCAACACTCTGGGATCTCTGTGGAATTTATGCAAGCATGGCGCGCACGTTGAATCATGCAAATAGCGGAGAAAATTTTTCTCAAGAATTATATCCACTCAATTATTTTTCTTCTCCATCAACCATCAACCATCAACCATCAACCATTTCTCTCGATCCTGCCTCCATTTATTTAACCTTCGAAGCCATGGCAGAAGTGAACCGACCCGATATTGACGCAAGCTGGCAGATGTTTTCTTCTTCGTCAAAGATTGCGTGGAAGACCGGAACAAGTTTTGGCTACCGAGACGGATGGGCGATTGGCGTGACACCGAAATATGTAGTAGGTGTTTGGGTGGGCAACGCCAACGGAGAAGGAAGACCCAACCTCACAGGCATCGGCACTGCAGCTCCGATTCTTTTTGAAATCTTCGGAGCGCTCCCCTCACCTTCAGAGGGTTGGGGCTGGTTCAAGATGCCGCAGGATGAAATGAGAGAAATAGAAGTGTGCAAAGAAAGCGGCTACCGCGCGCTGCCCATTTGCGAGCACAAAGAAAAACAATGGGTGCAGGCGGCAGGATTGAAAACCGCGCCTTGTCCGTATCACCGCCTCATTCATCTGGATGCTACAGGAAGATGGCGCGTGAACAGCGATTGCGAAAATGTTTCAAGCATCATTCATAAATCATGGTTTGTGCTGCCGCCTGCGATGGAGTGGTATTACAAATCAAAAAATCCAACCTACAGCGAACTTCCATCGTTCAGAAAAGATTGCAACACAACCAGCGTAGCTTCCATGGAACTATTGTATCCGAAACAGGAGAGCAAAATTTTTGTTCCCGTTGAACTGGATGAAAGCACAGGCAAAACTGTTTTCCGCGTAGCGCACCGCAAACCCGAAACAACTATTTACTGGCACCTGGATGATAATTATATAGGAAGTACAAAAGGAATTCACCAGATGGGACTTTCTCCCGAAGCAGGGCAGCACACCCTCACGCTCGTAGATGAATTTGGCGAAACCATTTCTCAGAAGTTTGAGATAATCGGGAAGAAGTAA